The following is a genomic window from Manihot esculenta cultivar AM560-2 chromosome 9, M.esculenta_v8, whole genome shotgun sequence.
GCAAATCAATCACTTCCCCATTTTCTAATCACTCTCTCTTTAGCAGAGGCCTGAACATAAACTTCCTTCTTTGATGTATCAGAAAAATCACCAGGATAATCTACAGGTATCTTTTTCAACATTTTTGATGATATAGAAGTGAGCCCATTTCTTGTAACTCGCAAAGCATTCAGCGAAGGATTGATTACGACTGCAAGCATCACTTCACCTTTTGCAACCAAAAGATACTGtaatgcaaaataatattattgaatgCTGAGAGATAGAGAGTGATGGACTATTTACACAACAGTATTCTAAATCCGAGAATCTCAACGAGAAAAATACTTACCATGATAACAATACCAAGGATGGTGAGACCTGTTTGCTGTGCTTCTGACCAGAAATTGTCACCATTGGACCAGCCAAAACGTCCACCCCATCCAAACCATCCCCCTCCACCATAatctcctccaccacctgcTTCCTCTCTCTTTTTAATTTCCTCATTCCATTTCTCAAATTCGTTTTTCTTTCCTCCAAGTGCACTTTCTAATGCTTTCCTAGCTTGTTCCTGCATCACATATACAAAGAATCCTAATTCATGGAAATGCATTCAAGGTCAAGTCCTTTTATTCTAGTATATTTATATCCTTCTCCAGAAAAGGTAAGGCTACTTTAAAATGACAAATACAGACTCTAGATCCAAGATCACTGAAGGGACTAAGAAATGCAATCAAAGCCTTCAAATAGTTAGCTCATCATAGTCCCTCACAATAAATTATTCTACGTTTATGGAACTCAAGAAAGCCAATGAAGACCACCTCAGCCAACTAAATCTCCAGCATTTGGGCCTATTAGATCATAGCTATGCATATTCCTTATTTCAGTACTTCTATgacatttcttcttttctttgtttcagAACAAATATATATGTTAGCATACTATTTAGGTATTTTTTGGTTATTTGACATTTACTTGTATAGTAATATTAACATGATATTTAAGTCCTCTATTTCTAGGTTATATAAAATTgttttttctcatattttttcCCCAACTCTAACAAGGCAATATTTGGacttaaaaaatctaaatagtATTTTAAATGTCCAAAATTTGTGTTTATTCTATTTTCTAACAAGctcttaaaaaaaaaggatattGATGccaaaatctttattttatacttttttatGTCTATTAATGCTTTGTAGATTGGtaattttgataagtttggTTAAATAGAGGTacatctattattttcttttcatctttttataaaagtttactTTTCAGACCTCACTTCATTCAGGTGTGCACTTGTGCTTTAGTGTTGCCTTGAGTCGTTATTAACCAAAAGTGAGATGTAGTAACAGAAATTAAGGAGAAAATGTTTTGAATCCTGCTAAAGGCCCAGGGAAGGTTGATTCAGACCCAGGGAAGCTTAAGGTGTATGGCGGAAGCAATAAAAGAGCAAAAGGTTCAGACGCCAATATGCCAACTGGAAGAAAATAAGCAGAATTCGATAGTTCTAAATCAGAAGAGAGAGGATGTCTCATTCTGTTGAAGGAAGATGCAGAGGAAAGGACATTGGGAGATGCTAGCAGAATCGTACCAGGTGGGAAATAGCTTAAATGATGAGAATGTGAGAAAAAAGACAGAGAAGAATTTCCTAGAATTTTGCGAAGGAGAATATATCTCCTGGGGTATTATCATTTCGTTTTATGCTTCGAGTCTTGTCCTTTTGAAATTGCTAGAAGAATGTATTGATGTATTCAGAATAGGAAGTTTTGTAACAGATTTGCCCTATCAATAAAAGTGCAATTGCTGTGTTTCATTCTCTGTTTCTTGATTCCCGCTGAAACTCGTCCCTAGGTTAGAGAGAAACAGAGGAGGTGCATACCTTTCATATAAATCAAatactattttctttttcttgaaaaaaaaatacatatataaaaaaaaagatgaagagCATAAAGCTCAAGTATAGAGAAACACCATGAGTCAACTATCAATAAACCCTACCCTATTAGCAAAAAGCATATCTATCATTCATAGCAGAAGCGAGTTGAGAAGGTGCAATCTTGGATACTcaattttattatcaaaatgtaaaaacccAGACTGGtctaaataacttttggacccctAAACCTAAGATGGTTAACCTAAGTTATTTAGTAAGTAGTTAGTTAATAGCTAGGACATTATAAAGGAATTGTCCATTAGGACCAGCGCTTAGTGGGATGTTACACAAATGCCAGGGAAATGTGACATATAGAAGGATTAGCTAATAGGTAGAAATAAGTGAGGGAGTAGTTAAAAGGAAAGGAGGGAAAAGCTGTTAAATGGAAGAGAGTTTGTAAGAGGCAGTTATGGGTAAGAGACTCtgtttaaaagttaaaaaaaattgggCAGAAAAGTTATATTCCAACTGAAATCAGTTGAAGGCTGTATAAATACTGCTATTAGGAACCTGCATTGGTCATCGgtagtcactatcaagaatctAATAGAATCATCTATCTTTCCTAGTCTATTTCTCCCTTTTCTCCTCTCTATTCCTTCCTACCCCTCTACCTCTgttccttctcttctttcataTCTAACAGCCTGTTAGGAATACCTTTCCctaacaataagcataaaacaatttaaatccCCAGATACATATTCCAAGGACTAGTCTTACGATCAGTAATTCCATATATATAGTATTCAAATTTCACATTGAACACATTTGACATTTGATGAACAATGGGCATCCAACATGAGAGGCAAATGTTTACTTTTGCATGCATTCATGTAGTCTCGGCTGATCTCATGTGTTTGAGTCCAGTTCTTGGAATTTATATCCAAAGATTCATATTTTGAAATATGTGTATTATGCTTTCTTTATTTGTTTCCAGCAttggaaatattttaaaaggaGAGAGATGCAGCATGTGGAGCTCATAAATATGTAGAGATTTTCctacataaatttatatattgatataatagattgattcttatattttcttataTCCTTCCTGAAAAGTTGGTAATGAACCCCAAAAGAGTTGGAAAGAAAGGAACCAAACACTGAAAAAGAAAAGGCAACGTCAATTGAAAATACTCGCCTAGACCCAGTTCACATGAACCTAATAAATAGGACTATGTATTTGTTCTTTTGGATTCATGTAGACCATGTCTAAACAAGCATTGTCCATCTCAATTTCCTAGCAAGTATCAAATCCTAGTAACCAATTTTCTTACCAAGTAGGCATGTTTACACTGAACTATGCATAGGCAAATTtgaaaacaatataaaaaaacaACCAAATCCTAAAAACTTAACACTAAAAAGGAAACAAACTAATTCCTTAAATCTAAACTTCCATGACCATGCGTATATAGACTAAAACTGATAAAATGGGATCTCCACTCCCAATCCAAATCAAAAGCTACACCAGAAAGCTAAAACCACCAATAAGAATCAATTCAATATTCCCAAttgcagaaaaataaaagtctCATATAACTGAGAAAGaagtataaataaaaaacatataGTACCTCTCTGCTGCTGCTACCGCCTGAAAATAGGCAAGTGAACCTGCCTTTGCACTTCAGTTCCTGCTGCAGGGAAATCCAACTGTGTTTTCCATTTTGGGCTCGGGTCGTGTTGTGGAATTGTGTACCAATTGCTCGGGGTCGTGTCCAGGAACCGGCAGGGTTTAAGCTAAGAACCTGCGCCATTGTTATCGCATTTTCCTTAGTTTGGATTCGGGTCCTTTGAAAAACAGGTCTCAATTAAGTTTTTGTTTCCCCaggaaaattattatattagtccctataatataacataaataattatttaattttttttaaaaaaaaattatttgacagAAAGTTTTAAAGGAACGTGACAAAGGTGTGCATTcagtcaaaattaaattaaatttaaaaaataaaaaaattaaattgccaAAAATTCTAGACCAAACCGATATTATAACTGAATCGGTTAATATCAGTTAACAATAGCTATCTCATTTTGcaaattaaaattcatcaaCAGATTTAACATTAATTACGTATTGCAATCCAGATTGAAATTCACAAATAAATTcagctatttttttaaaatagagaataaaaattatagagtaATTATACagataaatttattatcaaaataaatttgtgagtgtataaataaatttaattttaaaatttattttattttaataactcaagatatattttaaaaaaacactCTAAAATATTATAGCAcgttttcatattataaaaataaaaaataattattttagataTTATTCCTCCTATAACTCTTTCTTTTTCCTGTCACTCTTATTTTTATGttctaaaaatgaaaaaaataattataaataaaataatttcatcttaaataaaattttaatttaataaaattatcaataatctagttactattttatatttcttattatacattttttatcatttttaattttattaaattaattaatgtaaattgaacttaactgaaaattaatttgaagattttaattcatttttctcTAACAAATCACAATATACATTGCAATTATTTATCAATAACAATCAAGAGTTAATGATTACTATAACGAGATTACAACCCAAATGGCAAAATATACAATAGCTAATAACataattattagtaaaaaaCCAATATAAAATTTGGGGGAAAAAAAgctcaaaaaagaagaaatgaaAAAAGCGCAAGAGCCGGGAGaacgaaaaagaagaagaacgaAGGCTAGAACGGGATGGACGGTTTTATTGGGCctgaggagaggagaggagagaggCTAAAAAGGTGGGGAGAAGAGGGAGTGGGGGTCAGGGTTTTGTtaggttatatatatatatatatatatatgagagtTTCAGTTCATATTTctcattaattttagttatttaatcaCATTggattaaaaatcaaaaaatttaaaaaatattaattaaatcaattgaatatattaaataattaattaattcagtttaattttcaatttttgattaaaaataaaaaattattcaactCTAATCACTATCTTAAATCTTTACAATCTTTGATTACCttatttgatttattaataatatttaagaagTACATTTGGATGAAAAcagaaattttgtattttttactCTCATTGTACAGAGGCAAATTAACtgaaatttaaaatctaatataataaaataaaacacttTCAATCTTCATAATTGTACCAAATATAATATTCAAGTCAACAGTAatataatactttaattttaacaaaaccGTACATATTAgtcttttcaaaattaaatggtctcgtctctatttctttatatatatatatatatatatatatatatatatatatatccatcCAAAATTTTCCATCCAAATTGTCCTTATCCtcaaagaatatttaaaaaaatcttttacaTTATTTTCGATATGAAATAATTCACTATGATCttatatgatattattttataaaccaACTTTAATATATTCTACAAACTTTAAAAGTGAATATAATCtttcaatattttataaatttttttcaaaaattaaaaatttcattgaAACCTTAAATTGAAATCTAAACAACCGAAAAAAGAgtctaaattataaaaattaaactataagaTCCAACAACTACGGTCTAACCCATAAATAGATTCATAGAACTCTAATTGTAACAGAAAAGTTTGAAAGAGTTTTTTGTAGTGCTGTCGAAATAATAGCCGTTGAGGGACACCAAACACAGAGGTTTTGGCAGCCAACATTCAACAATAAATTTGTAACGACtcaaaaattggaccgctacctgcGTTAGGATTCAGAttaacttaaggtcgccgaaacccgtagtaagcctactatgcatcctgtgtacctgataaaaccccatatatgatcatacatttacatataaCTTTGAACATTTCACGAACCAAAACCTGACCTATgtatgcatcataactgtatacatTTACATATAACATGTCTTCtgtggtttggatggtcctctctgactgtccgtcagtttgTGGATGAAAGGCAATGGTAAATTCtagccttgtgcccatagcattctgcagactccgccaaaacctagaggtaaactggggtcccctatctgacacaatagatACTGGAGCCCCATAAAGCCTGACGATCTCTTCAACATAGACCTGTGTCAGCTTGTCCAccgagtaaccactcctgacaggaataaagtgagcagatttggtcaatctatccactattacccatattaaatctagcctgttggacgtggctggtaaccccactacgaagtccatcgctatatttttccatttccactctggaatcggtagtgggttgagcattccagctggcttctgatgctctagcttcaccctttgacagatctcacaggcggacacaaactgtgccacttccttcttcatagctggccatcaataaactcttttcagatcttgatacatcttggtggctccagggtgaacgttataccttgcattatgagcttctctcataatgtctcccttcagactcacgtcatctggtacacataacctgttcccataacggaggatccctttgttgtcaaaatGAAACTcctcgttcttgcctgactaaacagtcctggctattttcactaactcagggtcctcatactgtttctgcgccacttgctccagaaacacgggtgtcactctcatctgagccactagtgcacctgtaccagacaactctagctgtaaaccTTTattgatgagcttgtaaaattctctcaccaccggtcttctctctactgtaatatgggatagactgcccaGTGATTTCCGGTTGAGAGCAtctgctacaacatttgccttctccagatgatactggatcttgcaattaTAGTCATTAAACAGCTCTActcatcttctctgcctcaggttcaatttcttctgactcaagatgtactgcaaacttttatgatctgtaaagatctcacattttaccccataaaggtaatgcctccacatcttgagtgcaaaggtcacggctgccatctctagatcatgtttaggataattcaactcatgcttctttaactgtctagaagcataagctattaccctctcattctgcatcaacacacaacctagtcccactcgggacgcatcacaaaacaccgtgaagtcttcattactcgtaggcaaagctaacaccgatgctgacgtcaaccttctcttcaactcttcaaagctttcctcacactggttTGACCAAACAAACTTCTAGTTCTTTTTGGtcagcctggtcataggagctgcaattctggagaagtcctgcacgaatctcctgtagtaacctgccaaacttagaaagcttttgatttctgttactgtagtgagtctgggccagttagctacagcttctactttcttagggtccacctcgattcccttttctgacaccacatgccctaagaaagaaatgctcctcaaccagaattcacatttggagaacttggcatacaagccgtgctccctcagaGTTTGcaacactgtcctcagatgatgggcatgctcctctgcatttctgaaatacactaagatatcatcaatgaagacaataacgaagtgatccaaaaactgactaaaaactatgttcatgaggtccatgaatgctgcaggggcatttgtCAGCCCGAacagcatcactaggaactcataatgcctatatctggtcctgaaagctgtttttggcacatcttcttctctgacccTCAGCTGGTAGTactcggatctcagatctatcttggaaaagcaaccggctcctgctagctggtcaaatagatcatcaatcctgggtagcggatacctgttcttggtagtgaccttgttcaactgtctgtagtcgatacaaagtcttaaggatccatccttcttcttcacaaacaacacaggagcaccccaaggtgaggtactaggtcggatgaaacccttatctaccaactcctgcaactgatctttcaactcttttaactctgcaggtgccatcctgtagggaggaatagagatgggtctggttcctggcatcacttcaatttcaaactctatcttcctagcaggtggtaaacctggcagctcgtctgggaaaacatctaggaactctttgactacgggcactgaagctgGCTCCCCAACCTGACTGTCAAGCTCTCTGACATAAGcaaggaacccctgacaacccctcctatgcaacctacgagcctgaagggctgatatcaaacctctaggcatccctactctgtcccctctgaagactacctctgacccatcctaatctctgaacctgactaccttgtctctgcagtccaaggtagcaccatgagtagaaagccaatccatccctagaatgacgtcaaaatcggttaaatctagaaccacaaggtcagctggaaggaaTCTACCtttaacaaaaactggactgaaccggcagactgactctgccacagatggattacacttgggcccactgacccaaagaggacactctagcctagaagctatcaaacccaacctctctacggctctcggagcaataaaagaatgagaagcaccggggtccataagggcatacacatcagaacattcaataatgagattacctgacaccaccgtgttcgatgtgttagcctcctgctgagttagggtgaagatccgtgctggagctgatggacattcccctcgggaacctgctaaagaagaggctgtcctTCTCCCTCTACCTTGACCTCTGCCCTGAGACACGGTTGGAGCTGCTAGTTGAGCTACACTGCCCGAAGctgtccgctgggactgagccatcataACTGCACTGGGACACTCacatgccatgtgcccctcctgttcgcatctgaaacatgctgtagtcccaaactgatagacccctttgtgcggtttaccgcacctcatacatccggagctatccgaaccagagctcgaaccaccacccatTCCTATACTAGACTttaacctgttccagaacttgttcttcttaggctTGGACTTGCTCCACTTCTTACCCTTTGTGACAGCTTCACccagagaggagagatcaatATTTCCTGAAACttggggttttggaacccgaggactgtgccacctgctatTTTACTGTCccttgaataatggcactagcctccatttttctagctgcatccactatggtgtggaagctctccctctctgctgctaggatcagggaggaataccttggGTGGAGTCTTACGGTATACGTcctggctttcttctgatccgtatcatatgcTTGCCCCACAAATTGAAGCAACTCTAGGAATTTAtcagtgtattcatctacactcatgtcttTATTTTGTCTCAGCTACTCGAACTCAATTACCTTCAATTCCCTCAAACTATCTGGAAAagtccatcctgcaaattcattagcaaactgctcccaggataagctatccagtctcgggtccacatagtttttaaaccactcctttgccttcttgcatttaagagtgaaccctgccatttgaATGGTTCTGCTGTCgttagctcccaactcatccgttatcatcttcaccgtcttgagatactcaaacgggtcatctcctgttttgaacttgggagcatcctaACTTCAGATAGTCGGTCATTTTTACTTTGCTCTCATCCAATGGGTTGGGTCTAGAAGACTGGGTTTCAGGAACCCTTGGTTCtgctgggggaggaggaggtggtgcatgATTCccagggttagggtttgctggattttgaTAGAAAGGTATGGTTGAAAACATTTGGTAAGGTGGATATGgagggtaaaagggaggataaggcatgaatGAAGGATATGGGTTATAACTTGAGAaatctgatgtgcctcccatcggatatccCGGTCCCTGTGGATAGGGAgggtattggggtggataagcaaaacccgagacctgagcgcctccttgagattctcccatacctttcTCTGATATACTTACACTtgaactgccatccctcctctaatcATCTTCCTCTGTTTCCCTCACATCCGCCGACATCCTTCCTGGATCGATTCTCCTcttatttacatcaaaagaccttctagggtcccttgatgattcCCTTTTGCTGGTTCTACTAGACCTTGCTCTTGGGAGAGCAAGGGgtagggcatccatgccctcattctctaatggaactccagtcaatcgtacagatcgacgagtgcctcacaTTCTGATTCTGAAAgacaacatacatcacataaacattagcatcacatggttcatgtgaacatacatgaacccacatcacattcataacatatcattaatgcacatgcataaagtcatggtaTTACACATCATTatcaagataggactctacatcctatcctagtggacatgatttttcctattgtgcttgcccttccataacatctatgagcccgacactctaggtccgaccatgtgaacctagggctctgataccactctataacgacctaaaaaccggaccgctactggtgctaggattcagatcaacttaaggtcgccggaacccgtagcaagcctactatatatTTACATATAACTTTGAACATTTCACGAACCAAAatctgacctgtgcatgcatcataactgtatacataaaacccacactagagtccttatcaaatactctagcatggtaaacatcacatgcctcaagtttggttccaaCATATCtaatcattaaaactttttacataaagatcatgtataacagGGATTTATagaacataaactagggcaaaacacaagtctaatccattacatagtacatgtccactactattctattacatcaacataaacATCACCCTTGCCGACTTCCTGTGCTATCTTtgacctacaaacctgggggttaggggaaagggataagctacaagagcctagtgagaagaaccataaaaaaaaaacagtttaataaacatatgctttcatgaaatgcatcacaacacaaacaatccaca
Proteins encoded in this region:
- the LOC110622280 gene encoding uncharacterized protein LOC110622280, whose translation is MAQVLSLNPAGSWTRPRAIGTQFHNTTRAQNGKHSWISLQQELKCKGRFTCLFSGGSSSREEQARKALESALGGKKNEFEKWNEEIKKREEAGGGGDYGGGGWFGWGGRFGWSNGDNFWSEAQQTGLTILGIVIMYLLVAKGEVMLAVVINPSLNALRVTRNGLTSISSKMLKKIPVDYPGDFSDTSKKEVYVQASAKERVIRKWGSD